In Primulina eburnea isolate SZY01 chromosome 14, ASM2296580v1, whole genome shotgun sequence, the following proteins share a genomic window:
- the LOC140812379 gene encoding transcription factor PHYTOCHROME INTERACTING FACTOR-LIKE 15-like, with product MSNEKSHDGTMLLSEEDDHPMQSKGIDSEDEPKEDPMASGVCRKQKKARSAQVHNFTERIRRRRLQEKMKRLQELVPNCSTRDKASVLDDAVRYIKNLQYQLQRAQIMSMTQGCTMSHVSCLMQSPMHHRLPSLPSFPHTRPWGDYETGDGIGISNYLAAPPVLDGIPELFPNIPTPQAWELPAYPILGGISEDVTIPNYDFLESLLP from the exons ATGAGCAATGAAAAATCCCACGACGGGACAATGCTCTTATCAGAAGAAGACGATCATCCGATGCAGAGTAAAGGGATTGATAGC GAAGATGAACCAAAAGAGGATCCTATGGCAAGTGGAGTGTGCAGAAAACAGAAGAAGGCGCGTTCTGCTCAAGTCCATAACTTCACTGAGAGG ATAAGAAGGCGGCGGCTCCAGGAAAAGATGAAACGTCTTCAAGAACTCGTTCCCAATTGTAGCACG AGGGACAAGGCATCGGTATTGGATGATGCCGTTAGATACATAAAGAACTTACAGTATCAACTTCAG CGGGCACAGATTATGTCGATGACCCAAGGTTGTACCATGTCACACGTATCATGCTTGATGCAATCTCCGATGCATCATCGTCTTCCGAGCCTCCCCTCGTTCCCGCACACGAGGCCGTGGGGTGATTATGAAACAGGAGATGGGATCGGAATCAGTAATTATCTTGCAGCCCCCCCGGTTCTTGATGGAATACCAGAACTTTTTCCCAATATACCAACACCGCAAGCCTGGGAATTACCAGCATATCCAATACTTGGTGGAATATCAGAAGATGTCACGATCCCAAACTACGATTTCTTGGAATCTTTGTTGccctga
- the LOC140811908 gene encoding 3-ketoacyl-CoA synthase 11-like has product MSESEASTPLVPPSSSRKLPDFKQSVKLKYVKLGYHYLITHGMFLFLTPLLVVIFAQLSTFSLQDLYVLWDHLRFNLISVIVCSALLVFLSTVYFLTRPRPVYLVNFSCYKPDDDRKCTRKIFMERSGLTGAFTEGNLEFQRKILERSGLGESTYLPEAVLRVPPNPCMAEARKEAETVMFGAIDELMAKTSMKPKDIGILIVNCSLFNPTPSLSAMIVNHYKLRGNIVSYNLGGMGCSAGLISIDLAKDLLQVHPNTYALVISMENITLNWYFGNEKSMLVSNCLFRMGGAAILLSNKRSDRWRSKYRLVHTVRTHKGSDDKCFSCVTQMEDSNSKVGVALSKDLMAVAGDALKTNITTLGPLVLPMSEQLLFFSTLVGKKLFKMKLKPYIPDFKLAFEHFCIHAGGRAVLDELEKNLQLSDWHMEPSRMTLYRFGNTSSSSLWYELAYSEAKGRIKKGDRAWQIAFGSGFKCNSAVWKALRTINPAMEKSPWIDEIHQFPVEVPKMSSI; this is encoded by the coding sequence ATGAGCGAATCCGAGGCTAGCACGCCCTTGGTTCCACCCTCTTCTTCTCGCAAGCTTCCCGATTTTAAACAGTCGGTGAAATTGAAGTATGTGAAGCTTGGATATCATTACCTGATAACCCATGGAATGTTCCTGTTTCTGACCCCTTTGTTGGTTGTTATTTTTGCCCAATTGTCCACATTTTCTCTCCAAGACCTCTATGTTCTTTGGGACCATTTGAGATTCAATCTTATATCCGTGATCGTGTGCTCGGCCCTCTTGGTTTTTCTATCCACCGTGTATTTCCTTACACGTCCTCGACCCGTGTATCTTGTGAACTTCTCTTGTTATAAGCCGGATGATGATAGGAAATGTACTAGGAAGATCTTCATGGAGAGATCAGGGTTGACTGGTGCTTTTACTGAGGGGAATCTTGAATTCCAAAGGAAAATTCTTGAGAGGTCCGGACTTGGAGAGTCGACTTATCTCCCGGAGGCTGTGTTAAGGGTTCCGCCTAATCCATGTATGGCGGAAGCAAGAAAAGAAGCTGAAACTGTGATGTTTGGTGCTATTGATGAGCTTATGGCCAAAACCTCTATGAAGCCAAAGGACATTGGAATTTTGATTGTGAACTGCAGTCTTTTCAATCCGACGCCGTCTTTGTCTGCCATGATCGTTAACCATTACAAGCTTAGGGGAAACATAGTCAGTTACAATCTTGGTGGGATGGGTTGCAGCGCTGGATTAATCTCGATTGATCTGGCTAAGGATCTTCTCCAAGTCCATCCCAATACTTATGCTCTAGTGATCAGCATGGAGAATATTACCCTTAATTGGTATTTCGGAAACGAGAAATCTATGCTTGTTTCCAACTGTCTCTTCAGAATGGGAGGGGCTGCCATTTTGCTGTCAAACAAAAGATCAGATCGCTGGCGGTCCAAGTATAGATTGGTCCACACTGTCCGAACCCACAAAGGATCAGATGACAAATGTTTTTCTTGTGTCACTCAAATGGAGGATTCCAATTCGAAAGTTGGAGTTGCTTTGTCGAAGGATTTGATGGCAGTGGCAGGTGATGCCTTGAAGACCAACATCACAACGTTAGGTCCCCTCGTGCTACCGATGTCTGAGCAGTTGCTTTTCTTCTCGACTTTGGTGGGGAAAAAGCTATTCAAGATGAAGCTTAAGCCTTACATCCCAGATTTCAAACTGGCATTCGAGCATTTCTGCATACATGCCGGCGGAAGGGCTGTGCTGGATGAACTCGAGAAAAACCTTCAGCTTTCTGACTGGCACATGGAGCCTTCAAGGATGACTCTGTACAGATTCGGTAACACCTCTAGCAGCTCTCTCTGGTACGAGTTGGCATATTCAGAAGCCAAAGGAAGGATCAAGAAGGGAGACAGGGCGTGGCAAATAGCCTTCGGTTCTGGATTTAAATGCAACAGCGCAGTGTGGAAAGCTCTTAGGACCATAAATCCAGCAATGGAAAAGAGTCCTTGGATAGATGAAATCCACCAGTTTCCTGTCGAGGTTCCTAAGATGTcatctatttaa